In a single window of the Acidobacteriota bacterium genome:
- a CDS encoding sigma-70 family RNA polymerase sigma factor, translated as METHAVTGLLVELSKGNRDVLDELLPLIYNELKRIAAGYLRNERSGHTLQPTALVNEAYLKMIDITQVSWQNKAHFIGVAANQMRRILVDHARRHNAEKRGGEFHILTLNEEIDKADEEAAELVELDDALNELAKMDPVKAQIVELRYFGGLTMEEAAEVLGVSVITVKRHWKMTKAWLYGRLVKQ; from the coding sequence ATGGAAACGCACGCCGTGACAGGTCTTTTGGTGGAATTGTCGAAGGGCAACCGCGACGTCCTGGACGAACTCCTGCCGCTCATCTACAACGAACTCAAACGCATCGCCGCCGGCTACTTACGCAACGAACGCTCCGGCCACACGCTGCAGCCGACGGCGTTGGTCAACGAAGCCTATCTGAAAATGATCGACATCACGCAGGTGTCGTGGCAGAACAAGGCACACTTCATCGGCGTCGCCGCGAATCAGATGCGGCGCATACTCGTCGATCACGCACGCCGCCACAACGCCGAAAAACGCGGCGGCGAATTCCACATCCTCACGCTCAACGAAGAGATCGACAAGGCCGACGAAGAAGCAGCGGAACTTGTCGAACTCGACGACGCCCTCAACGAACTCGCAAAGATGGATCCCGTCAAAGCCCAGATTGTCGAACTCCGCTATTTCGGCGGCCTGACGATGGAAGAAGCCGCCGAGGTCCTCGGCGTGTCCGTGATCACAGTAAAACGCCACTGGAAAATGACAAAAGCGTGGCTGTACGGACGACTTGTTAAACAGTAG
- a CDS encoding ComF family protein: MERYSDTPACRTCWQETHIISGSDLLCARCGVHYGPRETADEVYCRKCDDHHYDRAFAVGLYEKALAVSVVHLKEIPKVFSTLSREIENALGRTPLRDIDLIVPVPLSQKRRHERGFNQAELIAGVCSKFLRMPVDAVSLQRIIDTPMHRSGMDAKARAASVEGAFGVARPKLISGAKILLVDDVLTSGATASGCAEVLKNNGACSVTVFTLARAVLSDL; the protein is encoded by the coding sequence GTGGAAAGATATTCAGACACGCCCGCGTGCAGAACGTGTTGGCAGGAAACTCACATAATTTCCGGCAGCGACCTGCTCTGTGCTCGCTGCGGCGTTCATTATGGGCCGCGTGAAACTGCGGACGAGGTATATTGCCGTAAGTGCGATGATCATCACTACGACCGGGCGTTCGCTGTCGGGCTCTACGAAAAGGCCCTAGCGGTGTCGGTCGTGCATCTGAAGGAAATACCGAAAGTTTTCTCAACGCTAAGTAGAGAGATAGAGAATGCCTTGGGCCGCACACCGCTGAGAGACATTGACCTGATCGTTCCGGTGCCTTTATCGCAGAAGCGGCGGCACGAACGCGGTTTTAATCAGGCGGAGCTGATCGCCGGCGTTTGCTCGAAGTTTTTGAGGATGCCTGTTGACGCTGTGAGCTTGCAGCGGATCATAGATACTCCGATGCACCGTTCGGGAATGGACGCAAAAGCCCGAGCCGCGAGTGTGGAAGGAGCCTTCGGCGTTGCAAGGCCAAAGCTGATATCTGGTGCGAAGATACTGCTTGTTGATGATGTGCTTACCAGCGGAGCAACGGCGTCCGGCTGTGCGGAAGTATTAAAGAATAACGGCGCGTGCTCGGTGACGGTATTCACCTTGGCACGCGCCGTCTTGTCTGATTTATAA
- a CDS encoding BrnT family toxin: MTFEWDDLKEHENIEKHGVSIRLAQFAFSDPFRVIAEDLEHSVEEARFYCFGNVAGRIMTVRFTYRKNSIRIIGAGYWRKGKKVYEKEQRIHE, encoded by the coding sequence ATGACATTCGAATGGGACGATCTAAAAGAGCATGAGAATATTGAAAAGCACGGCGTCTCGATCCGACTGGCACAGTTTGCATTTTCCGATCCGTTTCGTGTGATTGCCGAAGATTTGGAGCATAGCGTCGAAGAGGCGCGGTTCTATTGCTTTGGTAATGTTGCCGGACGAATAATGACCGTCAGGTTCACCTACCGGAAGAATTCGATCCGGATCATTGGTGCAGGGTATTGGCGGAAAGGAAAAAAGGTCTATGAAAAGGAACAACGGATACACGAATGA
- a CDS encoding CopG family transcriptional regulator, whose amino-acid sequence MKRNNGYTNEPIGKIRVIKDFLPPPEDLVFREDNVKVTLSLSRESVDFFKEQAAKNRTQYQKMIRRLLDLYVMNQKA is encoded by the coding sequence ATGAAAAGGAACAACGGATACACGAATGAGCCGATCGGCAAGATACGTGTGATAAAGGATTTTTTGCCGCCGCCCGAAGATCTGGTTTTTCGCGAGGACAATGTAAAAGTTACTTTGTCACTCAGTCGCGAAAGCGTAGATTTTTTCAAGGAACAGGCAGCAAAGAATCGAACTCAGTATCAAAAAATGATACGGCGGTTGCTTGATCTTTACGTAATGAATCAGAAAGCTTAG
- a CDS encoding PQQ-dependent sugar dehydrogenase, whose amino-acid sequence MKKLSILMIAALTLFAATAFGQGVPAPYTSRIQNFATGLSRPILVRGAGDGSKRIFVVQQAGLIRVYQPGASTPTDFINLSSKCVQPGSTGDERGLLGLTFHPNFATNGKFYVNYNQVGTTTTVIAEYTTTTGNGNSNTGNINSERILMTIPQPFSNHNGGMVEFGPDGYLYIGMGDGGSANDPGNRAQNRSLLLGKMLRIDVNSTSPAYLIPPTNPFQGAGTARCDNGSTTAGTTCQEIYSIGLRNPWRWSFDSASRASQPIIWVADVGQGSREEVNVIDVAGGNYGWRIYEGSICTNLGPDPCVASNYIAPLFDYTHTGGRCSITGGYVYRGSQGSFPDGAYSYGDYCTGEIWMRSTGGTTTLLHDLPRTVTSFGQDEDGEVYVTSGSGIVDKLVRARASADMDGDLKTDLAVYRPSNGVWYIANSSNSTVKTQQFGFAGDIPIPGDFDGDNIVDIAVYRPSTGYWYYIKSSDGTVGISIWGLAEDIPVPGDYDGDAIDDLALFRPSNGVWYIYQSKTNDVKIASFGLSTDVPVAADYDGDGKFDISVWRPSNGAWYRINSSNGQVVINGWGTDGDVPAPGDFDGDGKTDLAVFRPSNGVWYIFRSSNSTIQYAGWGTAGDIPTVGDYDGDGRDDVAIYRPSNGSWWVIRSSNSTAFSASWGLPGDIPVPMLDRP is encoded by the coding sequence ATGAAAAAACTTTCGATCCTGATGATCGCGGCACTGACGCTTTTCGCCGCGACCGCGTTCGGGCAGGGTGTGCCCGCTCCGTATACCTCGCGTATTCAGAATTTCGCCACGGGCCTCAGCCGTCCCATCCTTGTCCGCGGTGCTGGCGACGGCTCAAAGCGCATTTTCGTCGTCCAACAGGCGGGCCTTATCCGCGTGTACCAGCCCGGTGCGAGTACTCCGACCGATTTCATCAATCTGAGCTCCAAGTGCGTGCAGCCGGGCTCGACAGGTGATGAACGCGGGCTTCTCGGCCTCACCTTTCACCCGAATTTCGCCACTAACGGCAAGTTCTACGTAAATTACAACCAGGTCGGCACTACTACCACGGTCATCGCCGAATATACGACGACGACAGGCAACGGTAATTCGAACACAGGGAACATAAACAGCGAACGCATACTGATGACCATCCCGCAGCCTTTCTCGAACCACAACGGCGGGATGGTCGAATTCGGTCCGGACGGTTATTTGTACATCGGAATGGGTGACGGCGGTTCTGCGAATGATCCCGGAAACCGAGCACAGAACCGCTCGCTCCTGCTTGGAAAGATGCTCCGTATCGATGTGAACAGCACGTCGCCTGCGTATCTGATCCCGCCGACAAATCCGTTTCAGGGCGCCGGCACGGCACGCTGCGACAACGGCAGTACGACGGCGGGCACCACCTGTCAGGAGATCTATTCGATCGGCCTGCGTAATCCGTGGCGTTGGTCGTTTGACTCGGCCTCGCGTGCTTCGCAGCCGATCATTTGGGTAGCAGATGTCGGCCAGGGTTCCCGCGAAGAGGTGAACGTCATCGACGTGGCAGGCGGCAACTACGGTTGGCGTATTTATGAAGGCTCGATCTGTACGAACTTGGGCCCTGATCCTTGTGTCGCTTCGAACTATATCGCACCGCTCTTTGACTACACTCACACAGGCGGCCGCTGCTCGATCACGGGCGGCTATGTTTACCGCGGATCTCAGGGAAGTTTTCCGGACGGAGCTTATTCGTACGGCGATTACTGCACAGGCGAGATCTGGATGAGGTCCACCGGCGGGACGACAACCCTGCTGCACGATCTGCCCCGAACGGTCACTTCGTTCGGCCAGGACGAGGACGGCGAGGTCTATGTCACGTCGGGCTCAGGAATCGTGGACAAACTCGTCCGGGCACGCGCGTCAGCCGACATGGACGGCGACCTAAAGACGGACCTCGCGGTCTATCGCCCCTCGAATGGGGTTTGGTATATCGCCAACAGCTCGAACAGTACGGTCAAGACACAGCAGTTCGGATTTGCCGGGGACATACCGATCCCGGGCGACTTTGACGGCGACAATATCGTGGACATCGCGGTTTACCGTCCGTCCACAGGTTATTGGTATTACATAAAGAGCAGCGACGGCACGGTCGGCATCTCCATTTGGGGTCTTGCCGAAGACATTCCGGTTCCGGGCGATTACGACGGAGATGCCATTGACGATCTGGCGCTTTTCAGGCCGTCCAACGGCGTCTGGTACATATACCAGTCGAAGACCAACGATGTTAAGATCGCTTCATTCGGCCTTTCAACCGACGTGCCCGTTGCGGCGGATTATGACGGCGACGGGAAGTTCGACATTTCTGTCTGGCGTCCGTCCAACGGTGCCTGGTACCGCATCAACAGTTCCAACGGCCAGGTCGTGATAAACGGCTGGGGAACCGATGGCGACGTGCCGGCTCCGGGCGATTTCGACGGCGACGGCAAGACGGACCTTGCGGTCTTCAGGCCTTCGAACGGCGTTTGGTACATTTTCAGAAGCTCCAATTCGACGATCCAATACGCAGGTTGGGGAACAGCCGGAGATATCCCGACCGTCGGCGACTATGACGGCGACGGCCGCGACGATGTCGCTATCTACCGTCCTTCGAACGGAAGTTGGTGGGTCATTCGAAGCTCAAACTCGACCGCCTTTTCTGCATCGTGGGGATTGCCGGGCGACATTCCCGTGCCGATGCTCGACAGGCCGTAG
- a CDS encoding TraR/DksA family transcriptional regulator: protein MSKLNLKDIKQRLIEERELLIQKLNDNDLSIDDSETPDPVDLAVRNYSKNVMLAVSENESRQLAMIDQALRRIEDDEYGPCQNCGEAINPKRLAAIPWARFCLNCQELQERGELDEE, encoded by the coding sequence ATGAGTAAATTGAACCTAAAAGACATTAAACAAAGGCTGATCGAAGAACGAGAACTCCTCATACAAAAGCTGAACGACAATGACCTGTCGATAGACGATTCAGAAACGCCGGATCCGGTGGACCTGGCGGTACGCAATTATTCCAAGAACGTCATGCTTGCGGTTTCCGAGAATGAGAGCCGCCAATTGGCGATGATCGATCAGGCTCTCCGAAGGATCGAGGACGATGAATACGGCCCTTGCCAAAACTGCGGTGAGGCGATCAATCCAAAGCGGCTTGCGGCGATACCTTGGGCCCGTTTTTGCCTAAACTGTCAGGAATTGCAGGAACGCGGAGAGCTCGACGAAGAATAG
- the obgE gene encoding GTPase ObgE, with protein sequence MFIDRVKIKVKAGDGGNGVTAFRREKFVPRGGPSGGDGGVGGSVWIEADEGLNTLLHLRYNPEHKAERGRHGEGSNRYGKDGSDAVVKVPVGTQVFDAESGELIFDMVEAGQRELAAKGGKGGWGNAHFATSTRQAPKFHYNGRPGEEKELQLELKLLADVGLVGFPNAGKSTLISVISAAKPKIADYPFTTLEPNLGVVDMGDYKTFVVADIPGLIEGASEGSGLGHRFLRHIERTKLILHLVDVSSFSGRDPVKDYRIINSELKKYDAELAARPQIVVATKIDSLDDPERLESLKKAAANEKRRFFAISSATGEGVKELVRAVGNLLSAEEE encoded by the coding sequence ATGTTCATCGACCGCGTAAAGATCAAAGTAAAGGCCGGCGACGGCGGAAACGGCGTCACGGCGTTTCGCCGTGAAAAATTCGTCCCCCGCGGCGGACCTTCGGGCGGCGACGGCGGCGTGGGAGGCAGTGTATGGATCGAAGCCGACGAAGGCCTGAACACGCTCCTGCATCTTCGCTACAATCCCGAGCACAAAGCAGAACGCGGCCGCCACGGCGAAGGTTCCAACCGATACGGCAAGGACGGATCCGACGCAGTTGTGAAAGTGCCGGTCGGGACGCAGGTTTTCGATGCGGAAAGCGGCGAACTGATCTTTGATATGGTCGAGGCCGGCCAACGCGAACTCGCGGCGAAAGGCGGCAAAGGCGGTTGGGGCAACGCACATTTTGCCACATCGACGCGGCAGGCACCGAAATTTCATTACAACGGACGCCCCGGCGAGGAAAAGGAACTGCAGCTGGAGCTGAAGCTGCTTGCAGACGTCGGGCTGGTCGGCTTTCCGAATGCAGGAAAATCCACACTTATCTCGGTGATCTCTGCGGCAAAACCGAAGATCGCAGATTATCCTTTTACAACACTGGAACCGAATCTTGGCGTTGTGGATATGGGCGACTATAAAACGTTCGTCGTCGCCGACATTCCGGGCCTGATCGAAGGTGCGAGCGAAGGCAGCGGACTCGGGCATCGATTTTTGCGGCATATCGAACGAACGAAATTGATACTGCATCTGGTTGACGTGTCGTCGTTCTCGGGCCGCGATCCGGTGAAGGATTATCGGATAATTAACAGCGAGTTGAAAAAATACGATGCGGAGTTAGCTGCCCGGCCGCAGATCGTGGTCGCGACAAAGATCGATTCGCTTGACGATCCCGAAAGGCTCGAGAGTTTGAAAAAGGCGGCCGCAAATGAAAAGCGGAGGTTTTTTGCGATCTCGTCAGCGACAGGAGAAGGTGTGAAGGAGTTGGTCCGTGCTGTTGGAAATTTGCTTTCAGCAGAGGAAGAGTAG
- the hpt gene encoding hypoxanthine phosphoribosyltransferase yields the protein MVSEFANPNLEVLYSEEEIRDRVREMGRQITEEYSGKELVLVGVLKGSCIFLADLMREIDLPLSIDFMSVSSYKDGTVSTGDVEILKDLSNPIRDKHVIIVEDIIDTGLTLSRLLEILGSRGAASIRLASFLDKPEPRIKKELKIDYTGFVIPNRFVVGYGLDAAGRYRNLPFIGVVIDPSKA from the coding sequence ATGGTGTCAGAATTTGCCAATCCGAACCTCGAAGTTCTCTATTCCGAGGAAGAGATACGCGACCGCGTCCGCGAAATGGGACGGCAGATCACAGAGGAATATTCGGGCAAAGAGCTTGTTCTTGTGGGCGTTCTGAAAGGCTCGTGCATTTTCCTCGCCGACCTGATGCGCGAGATAGACCTGCCGCTGTCGATCGACTTTATGTCGGTTTCCAGCTACAAGGACGGCACCGTTTCGACCGGCGACGTCGAGATATTGAAAGATCTGAGCAATCCCATCCGCGACAAACACGTCATCATTGTCGAAGACATCATCGACACGGGGCTAACGCTTTCGCGGCTGCTCGAGATCCTCGGCTCTCGCGGTGCTGCGTCGATACGGCTCGCGAGCTTCCTGGATAAACCCGAACCGCGTATCAAGAAGGAACTCAAGATCGACTACACAGGTTTTGTGATACCGAACCGCTTCGTCGTGGGCTATGGCCTGGACGCCGCGGGCCGCTACCGCAATCTGCCATTCATCGGCGTGGTCATCGATCCTTCGAAAGCTTGA
- a CDS encoding RpiB/LacA/LacB family sugar-phosphate isomerase, translated as MEREWDRDESAKSLLTEDDLRGLEPGSRVRVAENVKFTPLASDIIAERGIELIRKAARRSEVKVRSVAVGADHGGFRSKEAIKAFLADLGLNVRDFGTDSEDAVDYPDIAHAVAKCVSGRQAEVGIIIDGAGIGSAMTANKVPGVRAAACYNTALARNSREHNGANVLTLGAGQNSLEEMKAIVEAFLSTGIGEERHQKRVAKIDNIDREYRR; from the coding sequence ATGGAACGCGAATGGGATCGCGACGAATCTGCGAAATCGCTGCTTACGGAAGATGACCTCCGCGGCCTGGAACCGGGCTCGCGTGTGCGTGTCGCCGAGAACGTCAAATTCACGCCGCTCGCCAGCGACATCATTGCGGAACGCGGCATCGAGCTGATCCGAAAAGCTGCCCGAAGGTCGGAAGTGAAGGTGCGTTCGGTCGCCGTCGGCGCCGACCACGGCGGCTTCAGGTCGAAAGAGGCGATCAAAGCGTTCCTTGCGGATCTGGGGCTGAACGTCCGCGATTTCGGCACTGACAGCGAGGACGCCGTCGATTATCCCGACATCGCACACGCGGTCGCGAAATGCGTCTCGGGCCGACAGGCTGAGGTCGGCATCATCATCGACGGAGCCGGAATAGGCAGTGCGATGACAGCGAACAAGGTTCCCGGCGTGCGTGCTGCCGCGTGTTACAACACAGCCCTCGCACGCAATTCCCGCGAACACAACGGCGCCAACGTCCTCACGCTCGGCGCGGGGCAGAATTCGCTCGAAGAGATGAAAGCCATCGTCGAAGCGTTCCTCTCGACCGGCATCGGCGAGGAACGCCATCAGAAACGCGTCGCGAAAATTGATAACATTGACAGGGAATATAGACGTTAA
- the rpmA gene encoding 50S ribosomal protein L27 → MAHKKGVGSSRNGRDSAAQRLGLKKFGGQHVLGGNILARQRGTKWKPGNNVGRGKDDTLFSLIEGIVKFEDKGRRGKFISVYAEGAPELAPKAAA, encoded by the coding sequence ATGGCACATAAGAAAGGTGTAGGATCATCACGAAACGGCCGCGATTCAGCGGCACAGCGATTGGGGTTGAAGAAATTCGGCGGCCAACACGTACTCGGCGGCAATATTCTCGCTCGTCAACGCGGAACGAAGTGGAAGCCCGGCAACAACGTCGGCCGCGGCAAGGACGATACGCTGTTCTCGCTGATCGAAGGCATCGTTAAGTTCGAGGACAAAGGCCGCAGAGGTAAATTCATCAGCGTTTATGCTGAAGGAGCTCCGGAGCTCGCACCAAAGGCTGCGGCGTAA
- the rplU gene encoding 50S ribosomal protein L21, which produces MSYTIIRTGGKQFPVTSGDTLRVPSIDAEVGKSVDVETLVSGDSLEAGTVKATVVSHGRGEKIIVFKKKRRKQYKRKQGHRQGFTEIRID; this is translated from the coding sequence ATGAGCTACACAATCATCAGGACCGGCGGCAAGCAGTTCCCCGTCACTTCGGGCGATACGCTTCGCGTTCCGTCGATAGACGCCGAGGTAGGCAAATCAGTTGACGTCGAGACGCTTGTAAGCGGAGACAGTTTGGAAGCCGGCACGGTCAAGGCGACCGTCGTTTCGCACGGACGCGGCGAAAAGATCATCGTGTTCAAGAAAAAACGCCGTAAGCAGTACAAGCGTAAGCAGGGACACAGGCAAGGATTTACTGAAATAAGGATCGACTAG
- the tsaD gene encoding tRNA (adenosine(37)-N6)-threonylcarbamoyltransferase complex transferase subunit TsaD: MLVLGIESSCDETAAAVVRDGREMLSSIISSQIELHKPWGGVVPELASREHLNKIDPIVNEALDAAGVTLDDIDAVAVTQGPGLIGSLMVGVCYAKALAFARGIPFVGVNHIEGHVYSVNFENPPVEYPAVALIVSGGHTNIFHLPEEGEYILMSRTRDDAAGEAFDKVAKMLGLGYPGGPVIEKLAREGDAAKARFPRAKISDGSLDLSFSGLKTAVVRYVREQGIEPADDPASVSQEIKDVAAGFQKAVVGALIARLEQVSELVSPKTIIVAGGVACNTVLRDAAAALGNKLGCPVYLPSKHLSTDNAAMIAAAGHFHLSRGEQGKLDMAADVTMRLQNSGDVRPAGKVRYRV, from the coding sequence GTGCTGGTGCTCGGGATAGAAAGTTCTTGCGATGAAACCGCCGCCGCTGTCGTTCGCGACGGGCGGGAAATGCTGTCGTCGATAATCTCCTCGCAGATAGAACTCCACAAACCGTGGGGCGGCGTCGTCCCCGAGCTTGCGTCCCGCGAACATCTCAACAAGATCGATCCCATTGTTAATGAAGCTCTCGATGCCGCAGGCGTGACACTCGACGACATCGATGCCGTCGCCGTTACGCAAGGTCCCGGACTGATCGGCTCGCTGATGGTCGGCGTTTGTTATGCAAAAGCGCTCGCATTCGCGCGCGGTATTCCGTTCGTCGGCGTGAACCACATCGAAGGCCACGTCTATTCCGTCAACTTCGAAAATCCGCCCGTGGAATATCCCGCTGTCGCGCTGATCGTCTCGGGCGGCCACACGAATATTTTTCATCTGCCTGAAGAAGGCGAATATATATTGATGTCGCGCACTCGCGACGACGCGGCGGGCGAGGCTTTCGACAAGGTCGCAAAGATGCTCGGGCTCGGCTATCCCGGCGGGCCTGTGATCGAAAAACTCGCACGCGAAGGAGACGCAGCAAAAGCGAGATTCCCGCGTGCAAAGATCTCTGACGGCTCGCTTGACCTCAGTTTCAGCGGGCTGAAAACCGCAGTTGTCCGTTATGTGCGTGAGCAGGGAATTGAGCCCGCCGATGATCCGGCAAGTGTTTCGCAGGAGATCAAGGACGTCGCTGCGGGCTTTCAAAAGGCGGTCGTCGGAGCACTGATCGCCCGACTAGAGCAGGTTTCGGAACTGGTCTCTCCAAAGACCATCATCGTTGCCGGCGGTGTGGCGTGTAATACGGTTCTTCGCGATGCCGCGGCGGCTTTGGGCAACAAACTCGGCTGTCCTGTTTATCTGCCCTCTAAACATCTTTCGACAGACAACGCCGCGATGATCGCCGCTGCAGGACATTTTCACCTTTCCCGAGGCGAACAGGGCAAACTCGATATGGCTGCAGACGTCACAATGAGGCTGCAGAATTCGGGCGATGTCCGGCCGGCAGGAAAGGTTCGTTACAGAGTGTAA
- the rsfS gene encoding ribosome silencing factor, whose translation MEKTQEQSLTRETVSLQISQKPVQFDELDDALRLAIRCAADKKATDVVVLDLRGIASFTEFFVIASGNNQRQVQAIADEINEKLKKELQVRVIRVEGYNSAEWVLLDYGDFIVHLFNGESREHYDLARLWRDAARVELSPELAGNS comes from the coding sequence ATGGAAAAAACCCAGGAGCAATCACTCACCCGCGAGACCGTTTCCCTGCAGATATCGCAAAAGCCCGTACAATTTGACGAACTTGACGATGCTCTTAGGCTCGCCATTCGGTGTGCGGCCGACAAGAAGGCAACGGACGTCGTTGTCCTCGACCTTCGCGGTATTGCAAGCTTTACAGAGTTCTTTGTCATAGCGAGCGGAAATAATCAGCGGCAAGTGCAGGCCATCGCGGACGAAATAAACGAAAAACTCAAGAAAGAACTCCAGGTGAGGGTCATCCGCGTCGAAGGCTACAATTCTGCGGAATGGGTGCTGCTGGATTACGGCGATTTCATTGTCCACCTTTTCAACGGCGAATCACGCGAGCACTATGACCTGGCCCGATTGTGGCGCGACGCCGCACGGGTCGAGCTGTCGCCGGAACTCGCCGGCAACTCCTGA
- the nadD gene encoding nicotinate (nicotinamide) nucleotide adenylyltransferase, which yields MKKRAFFGGTFDPVHNGHIAIAHTLLDQFDLDEFVFIPAFHAPHKSRLKPTSAYDRYAMLCLATEDDERIRVSQLEYETPDEPYSVQTLPKLNAMYPDDRIFFIMGADSWMDILTWREWEKVLSLTDHIVVTRPGREIAADHVTEEIRSRIVDLTGPGGKQFADIGNPAKHIYLTDRVNIDISATDIRHRARNGDDSWKNDVPPGVAKFIEKYQIYK from the coding sequence ATGAAAAAACGGGCATTTTTCGGCGGAACGTTCGATCCTGTTCACAACGGGCACATTGCGATAGCGCACACTCTTTTGGATCAGTTCGATCTGGACGAGTTCGTTTTCATCCCTGCTTTTCACGCACCGCACAAGTCGCGCCTAAAGCCCACATCGGCGTATGACCGGTATGCGATGCTTTGCCTCGCGACCGAAGATGACGAACGCATCAGGGTCTCACAATTGGAATATGAAACGCCCGATGAACCCTATTCCGTCCAGACGCTGCCAAAGCTGAACGCGATGTATCCGGACGACCGCATCTTTTTTATCATGGGGGCTGACTCGTGGATGGACATCCTGACATGGCGCGAGTGGGAGAAAGTGCTCTCGCTGACAGATCATATCGTGGTAACCCGGCCCGGCCGCGAGATCGCTGCGGATCATGTCACCGAAGAGATACGCTCTCGCATCGTTGACCTGACAGGACCAGGCGGAAAGCAGTTCGCAGACATCGGCAACCCTGCAAAACACATCTATCTAACCGACCGCGTGAATATCGACATCTCGGCGACGGACATTCGGCATCGTGCCCGAAACGGTGATGACTCCTGGAAGAACGACGTCCCGCCGGGAGTTGCAAAATTCATAGAAAAATATCAGATTTATAAATAA
- a CDS encoding DUF4286 family protein: MVSYEVSVMVPADAMERFEAYMLDKHIAEVIATGYFAGATFYSDGERRRTIYEAFDREALENYLANDSERLRTDFAEHFPDGVVATREIWDAVVRFDAP; the protein is encoded by the coding sequence ATGGTGAGCTACGAAGTTTCAGTGATGGTTCCTGCCGACGCGATGGAGCGTTTTGAGGCGTATATGCTCGACAAGCATATCGCCGAGGTGATCGCGACGGGCTATTTCGCGGGTGCGACATTCTATAGCGACGGTGAACGCCGCAGGACGATCTACGAGGCTTTCGATCGCGAAGCTCTCGAAAACTATCTTGCGAACGACTCCGAGCGGCTCCGCACCGATTTCGCCGAACACTTTCCCGACGGCGTCGTCGCCACACGCGAGATCTGGGACGCGGTCGTGCGATTCGACGCACCGTGA
- a CDS encoding 23S rRNA (pseudouridine(1915)-N(3))-methyltransferase RlmH has translation MRFTFVWVGKTRNKHLLALQEDYLARLSKFADCSIGEVREFASAKLREDEGKRILEKLRPGTFVCVLDEKGKQETSKELAGRIQGWQERSVRDIVFVIGGAEGVSAAVAERADHRLSLSFLTFTHEMARVFLLEQLYRAFTILKGFPYQK, from the coding sequence ATGAGATTCACCTTCGTCTGGGTCGGCAAGACCCGAAACAAACACCTGCTGGCACTTCAGGAAGATTACCTCGCCCGTTTATCCAAATTCGCTGATTGCTCGATAGGTGAGGTCCGTGAATTCGCGTCGGCGAAACTGCGCGAGGACGAGGGCAAGCGCATTCTGGAAAAGCTGAGGCCGGGAACTTTCGTCTGCGTTCTGGACGAAAAGGGCAAGCAAGAGACATCGAAAGAGCTTGCCGGCCGGATTCAAGGTTGGCAGGAACGCTCGGTCCGGGACATCGTCTTCGTGATCGGAGGGGCAGAAGGCGTATCTGCGGCAGTTGCCGAAAGGGCTGATCATAGGCTATCCTTATCGTTTCTGACTTTTACCCACGAGATGGCTCGTGTGTTCTTGTTGGAGCAGCTCTACAGAGCATTTACGATACTAAAGGGGTTTCCGTACCAAAAATGA